Within Rhododendron vialii isolate Sample 1 chromosome 12a, ASM3025357v1, the genomic segment AAATTAACCTTCTGCCAACCAATCATGTGATTCCTTcataaaggaaacaagaagcAACAAAACATGGCCTATCGAATAAAGGCCTATCGATCAAAACTCTAAGAATGGCCTATCGATAAAAGGATTTATGCCATGAGCCTTAATCAAGCACAAGCATTTGTTTACTTAATTTCTCCCCCAACATTTGATAAAGAAATGGCCAAACCCATGCGCGCAGCAATACGACAAACATTCCCTGATCAAATTATGGGAGTTGAGATTCTTTCgataaagaaaaggccaaaacacGCGCGTAGCAAACGACAAACATTCCCTCTATCGAATTCATCCGAGATTTCGGAAAACAAAGTCGAAACAAGAATAAGGGCCAAAAGCAATAATTTCTTTTGGATTTGGAGGCCAATGGAGCTTAACCCCCAACAGTAATGACATGAACATCCTTTACGTCGAAGGTCGACAGGTTGCATCCAAAATGATAGAATGGGAACAAATTTGTTCCCTGTTTGATGCCAAGAACAAGCCAACAAACGGCTGTCTTTAAATGAATACAATATCAGGCCTTAAAAGGCTTTCATTTGAATCCTTTCACTGGGTAAAGTACAAACAATCCCAGAAACTGATTTTTCCATTGCTAAAGAAGGACTTTTATTGGGCAAACGAAATGTGGAAGCCTTGCAATTAAGGCCTTTTAACCCCAAAATCCTCCAATAGTTGTCCATCAAAGGGCTGGCCTTCCGTAAGCAAATAAATTGTTTAGGCCTTTCATGCCATGCTTTATATTTACTTAATTTGGCTTAACATAGATGAGTTTTGCCCCCCATGACTCATGGGCATAGCCTTTCGATGATGCCAAGAATTCACGATTGTCCTACTTTATAAAGGTCAATCATACTATCAAATGGCATTTTTTGAACACGTAAATTGACCAAGTCTTCATATTATACTAGAATTTTTCATCTCTTACATTTGTTTATAATGAACCCTCTAATTTGGGTTCATATTCGAAACAAACAAAGTCATGTAGCCTGTTGAGAAGCAATTGCAACACAGCCATCACAGTGGCTTTATGCATACTTGAATGAGGTCTTCACTCCATTTAATGTTTGAATCAAAAAGGCTAACACTAATCCAAAACTGGATTAACGTATTAAGTCATATGATAGTCTCCTGCACTATTTCTTACCAACGAGACTTTCCGTGCACATCAATGGCCAAATTAACAGTTACATTTGTTCCAAATTACAGGGCAAATCAATGCCTCTGTTGAACCTTTTTTGTCAAAAGCAGAGACATGGTTCAAATCTCTCAAAATAGTTAGCCAACAATTGGCCGGCTTCTTTTGAACAATAATTTGCTTTCAAGCCCATCATgcaaagcttgaaatttttttttttttttacatttgatCCGGAACCTGACTGTTCCAATTGGCCAACAAATGGCCGCTTATCTATTACGTAAAATGTCAAAAACCTTGTAAGGTTTTCTCTTCACATATGATTTCACCATTACTTCCGATTTAGTAATgttgccctccttctagcgccaaaattgtttaccaatttttccctcgatcgaaatcgacggagatttcgggaaacaaagccaacaacaaaaataaaggcgaattcggcttgtctccacaaacggatttgaggttccttgccgtatttcaggacttcaccggaaaagaaatggcgaataaatcaaatgctattttttggggtgatgaattgactcgtaaaagaagaccgtcacccgccaatctccaagaacggaatcgacccatcgattgggcggagtggattggtggtttagtgaagtggggtgaagcggaagaaaaataacaaatggactttgttatttttccaaggTAGATTTACAATCAAAAAGGACGGATCCCCATTGAAAGTAAGGGAGTTAATTTAATCCTACTCCtaggaagacaaaaataagaacaaagtgaagactttgatttgtttgaaggagtttacaatgaagccaaaagaggctatttataggaaatacaatgtgtaggaaataacttcctaacttctcactactcttcatcatcttccaagtgtccaaataacttcccacaaactccaaagtgtgtaggagcatgccacttgtcaaaataacttctcttcaacttcaaagtgtgtaggacgatgacaagtgtctttttaacttccaaatgtaTAGGAGCATGTCAAGTGTCCTgcactttattaaaatacaaacaaataaaaactagttatattattaatacgaaataataaaataggaagcattcccATAAatgccacctttcggtcgatcgacaggcggtgaaatatggtacAAACAGATAGTACTGCTAGTGGTGGTGTTGGGGTATGAAGCAGAGGTGTCTGTGGCGGCGGCTGCAGTGACATGCAATACCATACATCACTCGAACAAGATGGTTCAATGGATTTGGCATATGAGGAACGATTTTGAGGCATGGTAAAGACTCGATcgtcacacaaaaaaaaaaccaaaatttcatGTAAAACTCTATCTTAAGATAGTCGTTCCATAAAAGCcagtctcttttttttcttttttctttttaataaatagGGAGATAATATAAAACTAACCAGACATGCAACCCTTCACAACTGGACTCTTGCAAGCAGCTCATCTTGTTCGGCACCCCTCCTTCCAAACTTTGCTGCACCAAGATGAAGCAGCAAAAGCCTTGCTTTTGCAAGTACATCAAGGACCCCAGTTTGAAGAAATATATCCACTCTCCTAATGCCAAGAAAACTGCTAAAACTTGTGGGGTTCCCGTCCCCAAGTGTTAAAGTATTTGCTGTATTGCCTACGATGTGGTTGGAGGTGTGATTGGTAGGTGTGTATCTACTATTTTCCTTTACGATAATTGTGTGGTATAGTGCTAATAAAGGCAATAATTTGGTTGTGGAATGGGGTATCCCTTTGATCAGTTGTAAAGTCCTGCTATTGCTTTCTAGTTTATTTCTGTTGTTGATCTTCAGTTGGTTGTGCCATGTTTTGGTTTGAAATTAGGTTGTGAATCGTTAGTTTTAGTTTGGTTTCAAAGCTCCCAAAAACATAGTCCTGGggagctttatttttttttttatcaacaaaaaaaaatttcattaactcataacacgaaATACAGAGATAATAGGGGCTTGGATACACTGACCTGACCACCCAAGACCCTCTTCTTCAAACCAAATGGAGGAAACTCATTTAAATTTAACAGGCTGAGCCCAAACTAGGAGGAAAACCTTAaaagaaaaaccctaaaagaaaaagaaaaaaaatcaacagtTGGTAAAGAACTAAcccaacccaaaacaaacagctcaaccaaacacctaaaaccctaatcctaacTGCTTCATCCACAACGCCAAATCGCCGCCGCCACCTCCGCAACCACCACATCATCAAGGAAAACTTGATTAATACACTCTGGAGCTAACTAAATAACATGATAGCTATTATCACTACTACTGATATTAGCTTTGGCAATTGTATTCGCACTTCGGTTGGCATCCCATCACACATGGTAAACCTTTGCTTTAATCTGGTACAACAACACCCTGCAATCAGATAAAATGTTACTCAAATCATGGTTACCCAAATCTTTCTTGTTAATGAGCTGCACCAAAGTCATAAAGTCTGTTTTCACAAGGATTCCCGGAGAGCCCAACATTCCACTGCAGTGCTGGAGGAAGCATTAACATTTTTCCTTCGAAAGCCCACCACCCAATTACCAGGGCTGTCACGAATAAGTCCACCAGCCGCACCAGTTGATTCTTTATTATTAATAAACTCCGATCCGGAATATCCCCTATTTTGTAACCCCAAAAATACCCTGACAAATCattaaatttgaataagaaaaacGTAAAATAAATCTCCTATCTTTTTTGGTAAACAAATAAATCTCCTATCTTTATGTGCTTTTGAATCTTACTCATTCTCTTTTTTatgatcttctctctctaacatttctctctttctaaaTATTTCAATGTAAATCATAGATAAAAtaatgatctctctctctcaaaaaaagtcgtaaataaaaataaaaagacttcaCTCTCATATCCCGATTATAACGTTGGTAATTAACATAAATCTGCTAAAaagaataaagacgaaagtacataaacacctcCTCAACTATTACTTTTTTCCACGGAGAacccctcacatttaaaattgCCCATACTGACCATCTCAACTactggaaacaaaaaaaatgctaactccGTTAACGGAATTGAGGAAATGACTAAGATATCCTTTTTTATaaggcaaaagtacataaacacccctcaactatcactttgttCCACGAAACCCCCGAACTTTTATATTATACCCTTATTCTATCAATCGTTgctctaatcattttttttttcattttatacaatttcttttttccttacatcaatcattttaaagagAACCTTATGTATATAACCctaaaattgaattttcactcaTTTCATCCATAAAAGATCGAATTCCTCCAAAAATAGTGCAAAAACTGTGGCAAGGCGGCGGCAAGTGCCTCGGTGGTTCTTTTGCTAAGGGTGTCACTTAGGTAACGGAGattagttgagggggtctgtatgagcgattttaaatgtgagggggtcTTCGTagaaaaaagtgatagttgagggggtatttatgtacttttgccaagaataaaattgataaatttgccggaaaaaaaactttatagCTATGATAATTTGAATCATCAATCATGGTAATTATATAAGTCATAGAAGAGAGCTTAGTCATAACCTATGATATTCCTGCAGCTACAAGGCCTCTCATCCGAGAGGACATTTTGGGAGCTGAAAGACTTCAAGATTAGACTGGACTTGGTAATCCTGTTTTTGGTTAGAATGTGTATGAAGCCTTTGGttaactttttatgaatttccgaattacccaaaaaaaaatcataatcatCAAGGAAATTATCTagcaaaaaagagaggatgatTTCAACAAACGTAATTCATTTTGTTGAATATGGATGAATATTCACCAAACTGATAaactaaattattttcatataaTATGGTCAATTTGAACATAGATCACATGCTTTGTACCTGATCAAAATTCACGTGTTTATCGATTTCTGGCTTCTAATATTTTGTAGTTGAATTAATCTGGATATCATCTGACCAAGGTTAGTATATTTGACCATAATTACATTTTAAAGTAATCAACGCCATAAGAAAGACAGAATAATAAAGCATTAAATTTCAATCCCGGCCTCACAagtctttcttgatttttttttccagttatAAGGATGCAATTGATACGTAAAACATTTTTAGGGACAGAATTCAAAACTTGGTGTATTTTGTAGGGACCTAAAAAGCAGAAAACCCATAAAATCATCATGCCTTGCTGTTTTTAATTTCTTCAATAAGGACGATGCAATAAATGAATATGCATGACACTTGTCACCACATTTTtcctacttttttctttctACTTGAAATGCCTAGGTTAGTATGACATATTTACTAATTTCACCTGAACTAgttcttgtttctttcttcattttcacTCTTTTATTTAATTAAGTGCAAACAAacactgtttttgtttttgtttggtaaccTTGCATTTGTTTAAAATGATGTCAGGGCGCGTTTGGGTACACCTCGATTAATTATGGGGTCTTAACTGAAGTTAACGACTAGGCAAACTTTTATTGACattaaggtttgaaatgtttggccttTGGAGATTCGAACTTGCGACCTTTTGAGAGCAAGCCTTCAAATTGTTTTCCCATGCCCATTTGACCCGAACGCCTTTTGGGATTAAGTTTCCCCTGCATTTGTTGTCTCATTAGGCCTCCATTTACTTTCGAATGGCTTTAAACTTTTCTCTATAAATTGAGATCCAACCCAAGCCAAATGCACATCCATAGTCCCAACTTCATATTTTCCTCCATCAAATGAAGGCATCTCAAATTTAAGTGTTAGCAGCAGCAGTGCTGATGCTGGTGTTGGGCTATGAAGCAGAGGTGTCCATTGCATAGAGAAAAACTTTTTCTCTGAGCTTTCCGTGAAAATTAAATTGTTTATGAAGGCGAATCTCGAGCATCCaaagtactccctctgtccctaaataagtgtccggcgcgcaaaactaggcgtTAAAAATGaagcatttgtttcgttaaaaaaatcaattttttttcacaaatcaatagatggcaatgagttctattatattgtgaaaaaaaattaaaatttttaataaaaaatatgcatgttttgtaaagcctagttttgcgtgccggacacttatttagggacagagggagtatttaatttggacagtccggattataatgaaacttttccagACTTTCTTTcctggaaaagtttcattagattccggaccgtccaaagccGAAACGGAAGGCCAAGATCGCGCAATCTAGAGCGGTTCCGTGAATAAGTCTATCTCAAGTGTTTATCAATATGCATGATGCAAGCACAGGCTTTTTCCCCTTGAGTTTTCTTGGTTTGTCAATTTGATGGGGAAATCTGTAAAAGTAAGAGGATACCTTAACCCATTGAAGCCAAATATACTAAGCGGTATCCCTGCCTAATCTTTCAAGACTACCCGAATTCCTTACTCATTTCGGCTATTCTGTTTCAAATCATCCCACTGTAAATTGAAGCCAAAATTCCAACATCCACATCCCTAAATCACTCGTTACCTAGCTGGTGACAGAGAGAAATCGATATCGAAACCAAAATGAAGGCATCAAACATTGGAGTGTTTATTGTGCTAGTACTGGTCTTGGGCTGCTACAAACCTAAAGTATCCATGGCCGCGACTTGCAAAATACTATCGCTGAGCCCTTGCTTGGACGCTATCACAAGCGGGACGACTCCTTCGGATAGGTGTTGTAGTCGTTTGAAGGAACAAGAAGCTTGTCTTTGTGAGTTCGCCAAGGACCCTGACTATAGCCAGTACATTACCTCTCCTAATGCCATGAAAGTTGCTACCGCTTGTGGGGTTGCCATCCCCACATGTTAATTGGATTTGCCCAACAaattcctccctccctctttatATGTTTACCTATATGAATAAATGCGTCTTATTGCGTGGAGTGCACAATAAGAACGCAGAGGGAAAGTGCGTAAGTAAATACGCATAAATGCGTCCTATGGTACCAATGTTATCTACTTGGATTCAGGGATATGCCCTAGTGGTCTTGTTCCCTGTTTTGTTTCAATAAAATCTTAACTTACCAAAGAAAGTATTGGTTTCAATGAGGGTACTACTAACAAGATCAACTCtgttcgctctctctctctcatttttgtgtgtgtgtgtgcgcgcatgTGTTGGCATCATTAGTCTTTGAatagcccttattttttaaccCCAAATAATCTTGGCAAATCGTTAAATTTGAAGACATAATTTGAATAAATTTCCTATCTTTATGTCCTTTTGAATCGgcttccttctctcttttccaATCTTCTCTTTTTTAAACCGTTTTGATGTAGAAGAAGTATCTCTCAAAATTATGGAGGACAACAAGAAGAATTTTTCTATGGTACAACAAATGTTTTGGCGTATGGCATCCCAAAAATGAGTTTTGGTAAGTATTCCATATGGAATGATAATTATTTCAGTGCAGTGAtaagtattttacatttaaCATACTTATCACCATATTACTTTTGGGTTTGGTGTATCATGTATCATAGATAGACTCCAACAAGGAATACCTCTAACTTCACggacaaatgagagagagagatgggtttggTGTATCATAGATAGACTCCAACAAGGAATACCCTCTAACTTCATggacaaatgagagagagagagagagagagagagagagagagggggggggggggggggggtggtggtgtggtgtgtTCCATTTTTGCCCCttaaaaaacaagtacttatttgcaattttcaagcttaaaaataataggtttatttacaattttcaaaaacaagtacttatttgtaattttcaagcttaaaaataatatgcaatatggatcttaattgatagatttcgatgagatctatcaaacactgtaaaaaaaattaaaaaattattttttaagcccattatttttaattttaaaaatacgtttttattttttgagtacttattttataaaatGGAACAGAAGAGAGATTTAAAAGGATATACAGAATACGGAATCCTAGACCGTGATAGAAAGAGTTAACTCCTAACAAAAAAATGGTTTGTTCTCTGTTCGTCGGCATTAATTACAAGCTATTTTCTGATTGGGCCACGTCATCAACAGCCCAACAACACAATTTTCGGCCTGCGCAAAAAAATGGAACCCTGAACGCCTATTCGTGCGGGAACTTAACTTTATGCTATTTGAAAGGTTAATGGTACAGATTTTAAATCTGTACGTATCAGCGCGTACAAAATTCATTTGGGCCCGTTTCGcctctcaaaaaaataatcggaactacttattttgtttaaaatatttcatttatggccttttcaaaaaataagctcaattgcATATTGTTTAGGGCATCTACAAAACATTCCATTTTGTCTTGAATTCTGGGACAAAATGGGATCTTTCGTAGAGCCACTAAACGATACaagattgagattattttttgtatggatcataaacaaagtattttaaataaaatgagcggttccgatcatttttttggaacccaaaacggtacaaaataGGCTTTGCACATGCTTGTACAGATTCAAAATCTGTGCCATTAGCTCTGTTATGCTATGTCTACGTCAAAATAttaatatgtatatgtattatttacatgagaattttttttgttgtcctaGCCCAGGAGTTGCTCGAGCCCAAGAAAGAGAGCGAGATATGCCTTGGGGGAGGAGGAGCCGAAGAGGTGCTCCCCTGCAGAAAAACCCTATTCTGGTTGGGCTTTTGTCATTGTGATGTttatccaactttttgttggattctttttcctttttttcgtttttaataaaatttcatcttttatcggaaaaagaaaaaggggaagcgtcctagagagggagagacgttCCACTTTCCAAAccatttgttctctttttttaaattatatgttttttaTAGTTAAAGTGAACGTAGATCGCATATGCGACCAAATAATTAATTCTGTCAAATGTCAATCAAACTAACAAATGGATAAAGTAATGAATTATGTTCATGGTAAATGTGAACAAAGCTCACACGCTTTGTATATGATCAAATTTACATCTTCGATTTATAGTTTCAATATTTGTTTACCATTTTAATGTCCCACATCGACTAAATATGAGATTGGCCATGTTCATGTAAACTCTTGGACATCCTCCCCTTGCGAGCCGGTTTTCAAGAATGAGTTCTATACAAGAATTTGTATAATTTGTATAAATGGTATCAGAATCAGCCACCACGTCGAGTATGGGCTCGAATGCACCCGTGCAAGTATGGGCTTGTATGGGTGCAACTTTGCAGTTCGACTCTTGGCCGGAGTGGCAACCTATTGATTGGACGAGAGTTAATTCCATGCCAATAGAGTGATGGGCCATTGTGGATGTCGGCTACAAAGCGTGGTGATATGTTACAATTCTAATGTCTCACATTGGCTAATTATGAGCTTAGCTATGTGCATATAAGTTCTTGAGCACTCTCCCTGAAGCGTGGTGATATGTTATGATCCTAATGTCTCACATCAGCTCAATATTAGCATGTCCATGTGCATATAAGCTTTTGAACAACCTCTCTTTGTAAAGCCAATTTTCAAGGGGGAGTTCTACCCAAGGGCTTGTATCAATATTATTGTTAAATTGATCGCGATAGCTTCTGACCAAGATCAAAATAATACACGATATTCCTGATTAGGATGAAAATACAGAGATAATTAAAATACCCTAACAACTTACTAAATTCGAATTAGGGGGTGTTTCTattaacaaaaatcacaaaaaaaaattatcatattTTACCTTTTCgttttcactaataaaaaagttttagtattttaccatctcgttttcactaacaaaaaatttgtcaacaaattttttttttgttacagtaactctactcacaaattCATCAACGATTTATTCACGATCGAAAAGTCTGTTACTGAGCGTGTGTGAAGGACTTGTTGATGTTGACTAACTTGGTTGAACAGAGCCTAAAGACTGACAACTTTTTCATcaaatctctcttttttcttttcttttttttttctaatttgctAAACGCAGCTAGTCCGGAATGAATTGTTATAATTAGTCTTTGAATATCCATCTATTTTTAAACCCCTAAATATCCTGAAAAATAGTTAAATTTGAATaagtgaaaataaaataagtctTCTCACTCTTAAACATTTATGTCTTTCTAAATATTTCGAAGTAAATCATAAATAAAAACtcaaccccaccccccccccccccccccccccccccccaaaaaaaaaaaaaaagtcataaaaaaaaaaagattcctCTCCCATATCCTGATTAGAACGTTTGTAAGTAGCATACATctgctaaaaaaaagaaatcgaTAAATTCACCCAGGACCTCAAACCAAATACATACATACAAGAGAATTCAGGAAAAAttacaaagttacaaaaaaaattctccgaGAGCCAAAACCGGCTCACCACCGGGAGCCACACCGGCTCCCCACTCTACCTCACCCCCTCAGCGCTCTACATTGCACACCACCACGTACAAGAGAATACACTGTTTAATTTATACACGTACAAGAAAATACACTGTTGAATTTATAAGCCTAAGGGGAAGCCAATTTGCATCGACCAAATTGGCACACAGTCCAAGCCTTGTTCAATACACCTGCTATTTCCAGAGCAACAAATGCTCCTGAGGTTTCCGAAAGATAAGAGGCTTCTTGCCTTGGTTTGTGAGCCAATTCCTCACACAAAAAACTTTATAGCCATGACAAATTTGAATCATCATTAATCATGGTAACTATATACAAATTCATAATAATCAAGTAAATTATCTAGCAAAAAACAGGGTCATTTCAACAAACATAATTAAATTCCTTGGATCAATTACCAAACAGATAAACTAATAACAATTATGATTCATAGTCAATTTTAACATAGATCACATGCTTTGTATGTGATCACAATTCACGTGTTCACTGATTTCTGGCTTCTAATGCTTAGTAGTTAAATCGATCCTAGTATCATCTGACCAAGACGAATACATTTGATAATGATCTCATTTTAAAGTGAGCAATGCCTTTAAAATATAGCAATAATTAGTTCCGATGAATATCGATGAATTATCAAAATGATAAACTAATGAATTGCGTTCCTCGTCAATTTGAACATAGATAGATTACATGCTTTGTACGTGATTCAAATTCACATGTCTATTGATTTATGGCCTCTAATGTTTTTCAGCGCAAACAAACAAGGATTTTGTTTGGAAGTTTccttgcagtttttttttaaaaagacgtCCGGGTGAGCTTGCGCACACTTCGATTACCCTAACCGAAGTTAACGACTAGGCAGACCTCCACTCCATTGGcatcaaaatttaaaatgtttggCCTTTGAAGATTCGAACTCACAACCTTTTGAGAGATCGAGCAAGCCTTTCATAATTGCTTTCTCATACCCATTTGACCTGAACGCCACGGGATTAAGCTTCCCCTGCATTTGTTGTCTCATTAGGCATCCAGTAAATAGGCTAGCTACTTTCTAATGGCTTTAAATTTTCTTCTATAAATTGAGATCCAACCCAAGTGAAAAGCACATCCATAACCCACTCAACTTCAAATTTTCTTCCTCTATAAAAATGAAGGCATCTCAAATTGCAGTGTTAGCAGCCGCGGTGCTGGTGCTGGTGTTGGGCTACGAAGCAGAGGTGTCCATGGCAGCAGCGACATGCAACCCAACAGAACTGAACCCTTGCATGCCAGCCATGACGTCCGGCGCCGCTCCTTCGGCCCTTTGCTGCTCTAAGATGAGGCAGCAGCAGCCTTGCTTCTGCCAGTACATGAAGAACCCCGGTTTGAAGCAGTATGTTAGCTCTCCCAATGTCAAGAAAATTGTTACCACTTGCAGGGTCTCCATGCCCAAGTGTTAGTTAATATAGATCCTCATCGCTCTCTCTAGCTCTGTCTGTGTACACATATATATCTATGTATTCGGATAATTTAGATGCAGAGGGAGAGGAGATTGTCTATGTTAAGCTAAATCAGGTATTGCCTATCATGTACCGGTAATTAACAATAATGATGGTTCTACTAATAAAGGCAATaatttggtctctctctctctctctctctctctctctctctctctctctctctctctctctctcacactgaTGGTTCTACTAATAAAGGCAATaatttggtctctctctctctctctctctctctctctctctctctctcacacgtaTTTATGGAGTATATGCTAGCTTGGTCAGAATTTTGAATCGCTCAAGGTCTGCGGGATAGCTAATTTTGTAAAAATGGACTAATTTTGGGAACTAATCTCAGTTTCCACTATGTTTGGTTCCACCATGTCACAACTCCAGTCACATAAGCCTTTAGTTGAACATTATGTTTCAGCTATCAGTCATCTATCTAAAGCTCTTGTTCTCGATATTTGCTCTCGcgaatttttgtaatttgagatattttaaGAAAACGCTTGCACGCTCC encodes:
- the LOC131310612 gene encoding non-specific lipid-transfer protein 2-like, with translation MKASNIGVFIVLVLVLGCYKPKVSMAATCKILSLSPCLDAITSGTTPSDRCCSRLKEQEACLCEFAKDPDYSQYITSPNAMKVATACGVAIPTC